The following coding sequences lie in one beta proteobacterium CB genomic window:
- a CDS encoding ABC transporter related protein has translation MKGVIVKSDGRIILDIPHAVIPADRICACIGPNGAGKTTFLKLIDGLIKPDSGAITYSNGQIKSSLVLHHTPMIKASAKANIAMVKDADPSIKSIDIDVVMNQVGLSHLANNPAHKLSAGERQKLCLGRAILQKPNLVLLDEPTANLDPNTTEQVEEIIRQFKLRDSNVIFTSHQLAQVQRIADYILFIDQGQLKEKGPVGPFFTNPLTQAAKRYLHQELLAD, from the coding sequence TTGAAAGGTGTCATCGTCAAAAGTGATGGGCGGATTATCTTAGACATTCCGCATGCAGTTATTCCTGCCGATCGAATTTGTGCCTGTATCGGCCCTAATGGCGCAGGAAAAACAACCTTCCTAAAACTGATTGATGGTTTGATCAAACCAGATTCAGGCGCCATCACCTACTCAAATGGTCAGATCAAATCATCCCTGGTGCTGCATCACACCCCAATGATCAAGGCTTCAGCAAAAGCCAATATTGCCATGGTGAAAGATGCTGATCCTTCAATTAAATCCATTGATATTGATGTTGTTATGAATCAGGTTGGACTAAGCCATCTTGCCAACAACCCTGCACACAAACTCTCAGCAGGAGAAAGGCAGAAACTCTGCCTAGGTCGAGCTATTTTGCAAAAACCCAATTTAGTTTTGCTAGATGAACCTACAGCCAATTTAGATCCCAACACCACAGAACAAGTCGAAGAAATCATTCGCCAATTCAAGCTTCGTGATTCTAATGTCATCTTCACATCCCACCAACTTGCACAAGTACAACGAATTGCCGATTACATTCTCTTTATCGATCAGGGTCAGCTAAAAGAAAAAGGACCCGTAGGTCCTTTCTTTACCAATCCCTTGACACAAGCAGCTAAACGCTACCTACATCAAGAATTGCTCGCCGACTAA
- a CDS encoding formate dehydrogenase, gamma subunit, whose protein sequence is MNRSFSSVSRSWVLALGVSLSLLSGVSLAERAPMQPLPSPSGIDIPKNLNAIPNGTQAQSQPANTAPKEGAIWDTANSDPYNYVSIPDKEASVLIQRSGQQWRLIRNGIITVYGAWLLAIAFFGIAALYLIKGPIKLHAPMSGQKIKRFNGFERFTHWVMAASFIGLAVTGILILWGKYFALPLMGGVAYGSFLMICKNIHNYSGPLFTLSVVIFFLLFATRNIPGKGDLTWLMTLGGALTGKHPPAGFFNMGEKIWFWFGMVVLGLTISASGFVLDMIVPFMDVQYLRGTMQLANIIHSSAAILMTAMAMGHIYIGSIGMQGSLDGMKTGYVDATWAKEHHELWHDKVNK, encoded by the coding sequence ATGAATCGATCATTTTCAAGTGTTAGTCGCTCCTGGGTCTTGGCTCTGGGCGTATCACTGAGTTTGTTGAGCGGGGTTTCTTTGGCAGAACGTGCGCCAATGCAACCTCTGCCATCGCCAAGTGGAATTGATATTCCGAAGAATCTCAATGCGATTCCTAATGGAACTCAAGCGCAATCACAGCCAGCAAATACAGCGCCTAAAGAGGGTGCGATTTGGGATACAGCCAATAGCGATCCCTACAACTATGTCAGCATTCCAGACAAAGAGGCGAGTGTTTTAATTCAGCGCTCAGGTCAGCAATGGCGCTTGATTCGTAACGGCATCATTACTGTTTACGGAGCATGGCTATTGGCGATTGCTTTCTTTGGCATTGCTGCCCTCTACTTAATTAAGGGTCCAATCAAGTTGCATGCACCGATGTCGGGTCAGAAAATCAAGCGATTTAATGGCTTTGAGCGCTTTACCCACTGGGTAATGGCTGCTAGCTTTATTGGCCTTGCTGTAACCGGTATTTTGATCCTGTGGGGCAAGTATTTTGCACTCCCTTTGATGGGTGGCGTTGCTTATGGCTCCTTTTTAATGATTTGTAAGAATATTCATAACTACTCTGGCCCATTATTCACACTGAGCGTTGTGATTTTCTTCCTGCTATTCGCTACTCGCAATATCCCAGGCAAGGGCGACCTTACTTGGTTAATGACGCTTGGTGGCGCCTTGACTGGCAAGCATCCACCTGCAGGTTTCTTTAACATGGGTGAGAAAATTTGGTTCTGGTTCGGTATGGTTGTACTGGGGCTGACGATTTCAGCATCTGGTTTTGTACTCGATATGATCGTGCCATTCATGGATGTTCAATATCTGCGTGGCACTATGCAACTAGCCAACATCATTCATAGCTCGGCTGCTATCTTGATGACTGCAATGGCAATGGGACACATTTACATTGGCTCTATTGGTATGCAGGGTTCATTAGATGGTATGAAGACTGGCTACGTAGATGCTACTTGGGCTAAAGAGCATCATGAGCTCTGGCATGACAAGGTTAATAAATAA
- the cls gene encoding Phospholipase D/Transphosphatidylase, giving the protein MSILNYLLGSIFGFSLIWVPAAHAIIVILFGFRLISIRRPVGVVLAWFLIVVLFPLIGISLYILIGERPVGRKLTRKIVRMDKEYAAITESMRKHYQADKQLLPFEGRALSLLAESKNGSPVIAGNKIELFTSSLEILQHFIDEINQAKKTLHLEFYIWALGGDADRVGEALIAAAKRGVTCKVLLDSLGSKDWFKSNWPSRFRSAGIQVTEALPIQIGRFQFRRADLRLHRKIFVIDNTIVWTGSMNMVDPRSFKQDSGVGEWVDAMVRIEGPVASQFELTFSFDWSVDNPRITHFNQVMPASTPAEGRVLAQEFSSGPVYRDDILYQVLLSAIMDAREELTITTPYFGPDDGLIQALMAAAGRGVKVTLIVPKLNDSTLVAWSSRSFYADLMDAGVHIAEFHGGLLHTKSLLIDKRVAVFGSVNFDQRSLRLNFEISLIVYNDEFCSKLETLIESYLAQSDMVDPVSWAKRPRWRVMLENAAHLSSPLL; this is encoded by the coding sequence ATGAGCATATTAAATTATCTATTGGGGTCGATTTTTGGCTTCTCCTTAATTTGGGTCCCAGCAGCACACGCTATTATTGTGATTCTGTTTGGATTCAGATTGATTTCTATCAGAAGGCCGGTTGGTGTTGTGCTGGCCTGGTTTTTGATCGTCGTTTTATTCCCATTGATTGGCATCAGCCTTTACATTTTGATTGGCGAACGTCCTGTAGGTCGAAAGCTCACGCGGAAAATTGTTCGCATGGATAAAGAATATGCCGCTATCACTGAGTCTATGCGTAAGCACTATCAGGCCGATAAGCAATTATTGCCATTCGAGGGGAGGGCGCTCAGTCTCTTAGCGGAGTCCAAGAATGGATCCCCAGTGATTGCCGGTAATAAGATTGAACTTTTCACCAGCTCCCTAGAAATCTTGCAGCATTTCATTGATGAGATTAATCAGGCAAAGAAAACCCTGCATTTGGAGTTTTATATCTGGGCTCTCGGCGGCGATGCGGATCGCGTTGGCGAGGCTTTAATCGCAGCGGCTAAACGCGGTGTAACTTGTAAGGTATTGCTGGATTCCTTGGGTAGTAAAGATTGGTTTAAATCCAATTGGCCGAGTCGCTTTAGAAGCGCCGGTATTCAGGTAACGGAGGCATTGCCGATTCAGATTGGTCGCTTCCAATTTCGCCGTGCTGACTTAAGGCTGCACAGAAAAATATTTGTGATTGATAACACCATCGTTTGGACTGGCAGTATGAACATGGTTGATCCACGCAGTTTCAAACAGGACTCCGGTGTTGGTGAGTGGGTGGATGCCATGGTCAGAATAGAGGGACCAGTTGCCTCCCAATTTGAGCTTACATTCTCTTTTGATTGGAGTGTAGACAATCCTAGGATTACACACTTCAATCAAGTAATGCCAGCATCGACTCCTGCTGAAGGGCGGGTACTAGCTCAAGAATTTTCTTCCGGCCCCGTCTATCGCGATGACATCTTGTATCAAGTACTGCTCTCAGCCATTATGGATGCGCGCGAAGAGCTCACCATTACGACGCCATACTTTGGCCCTGATGATGGTTTGATTCAGGCTTTGATGGCAGCCGCTGGTCGTGGTGTGAAGGTCACTCTAATCGTTCCCAAATTAAACGATTCAACCTTAGTTGCCTGGAGTAGTCGTAGTTTCTATGCTGACCTAATGGATGCTGGCGTTCATATTGCCGAGTTTCATGGCGGCCTGTTGCATACCAAGAGCTTGCTCATAGATAAGCGAGTAGCAGTTTTCGGCTCAGTCAATTTTGACCAACGCAGCCTACGTCTCAATTTTGAAATTAGCTTAATTGTCTACAACGATGAATTCTGCTCAAAGCTGGAGACTTTGATTGAGTCCTATTTGGCTCAATCCGACATGGTAGATCCCGTAAGCTGGGCTAAGCGACCTCGTTGGCGTGTAATGCTTGAGAACGCTGCCCACCTATCTTCGCCTTTACTTTAA
- a CDS encoding Binding-protein-dependent transport systems inner membrane component: protein MPFCHRLARIKPMLMTFQDAIKLLVHLDAGVMGIVLVSLQVSLTALFLGTLIGLPLGALLATEEFNGKKTITVALNTLMGVPTVIVGVVVYLLLSRTGPLGVWGWLFTPKGMILAQTLLTTPLIAALSRQILEDSWRIHRDSFMALRLPRMSALKWLIWDCRFSLTIAVLAGLARAISEVGAVMIVGGNIDQSTRTMTTAIALETSKGDLPLALALGIILLGIVLLANLFTFAVRQVAERRYG, encoded by the coding sequence ATGCCATTTTGCCATCGCCTTGCTAGAATCAAGCCCATGTTGATGACCTTTCAGGATGCCATTAAGCTCCTCGTGCATTTAGATGCCGGGGTGATGGGCATCGTCCTAGTCTCTTTACAGGTCAGTCTGACAGCACTCTTCTTGGGCACCCTCATCGGGCTTCCCTTGGGGGCACTTTTAGCCACCGAAGAATTCAATGGCAAAAAGACGATTACGGTTGCCTTAAATACCCTCATGGGCGTTCCAACAGTCATCGTAGGTGTTGTGGTCTACCTTTTGCTCTCCCGCACAGGGCCCTTAGGGGTATGGGGGTGGCTTTTTACACCCAAGGGCATGATCCTAGCCCAAACATTGCTCACAACCCCCTTAATTGCCGCCCTGAGCCGTCAAATCCTGGAAGATTCCTGGAGAATTCATCGGGATTCATTTATGGCACTTCGCTTACCCAGAATGTCCGCCCTGAAATGGCTGATCTGGGACTGCCGCTTCTCACTCACAATTGCCGTCTTAGCTGGACTGGCCAGAGCGATATCTGAGGTTGGTGCAGTAATGATCGTTGGTGGCAATATTGATCAATCTACCCGTACCATGACAACAGCGATTGCCCTAGAGACCAGCAAAGGTGATCTACCCTTAGCGCTGGCTTTAGGCATTATTTTGCTAGGCATTGTGCTACTTGCAAATTTATTCACATTTGCAGTGCGCCAAGTTGCGGAGCGTCGCTATGGTTAA
- a CDS encoding ABC transporter related protein, protein MSSSNQTPILEARNVSKSFGKFKALQNVSTTFMPGSLTAIIGPNGAGKSTFFNVLSGAFPPSSGQILFNGKDITGMQQYEFARIGISKSFQITNVFKQLTVHENVRVAAQMETARYNFLRNAQSYPGPIELADQLLRRVNLEHLRNKKTGDLAHGQQRALEIAMALACNPSLLLLDEPTAGMSPEETLVMMDLIRTLANERTVILVEHKMKLIMGLCKRIIVLHHGEFLAEGTPEEIQNNAEVRRVYLGQG, encoded by the coding sequence ATGAGTAGCTCAAATCAAACTCCCATCCTTGAGGCTCGCAATGTCAGTAAGAGCTTTGGGAAATTCAAAGCTTTACAGAATGTCTCGACTACATTTATGCCTGGCTCCCTCACTGCAATCATTGGCCCAAATGGTGCGGGAAAGAGTACATTCTTTAACGTTCTCAGTGGCGCCTTCCCCCCTTCGAGCGGCCAGATCTTATTTAACGGTAAAGACATTACCGGCATGCAGCAATATGAATTTGCCCGTATCGGCATCTCTAAGAGCTTTCAGATTACCAATGTATTTAAACAGCTCACCGTCCATGAAAATGTCCGCGTTGCTGCACAAATGGAAACAGCGCGCTACAACTTTTTACGTAATGCGCAAAGCTATCCCGGACCAATTGAGCTTGCAGACCAACTGTTACGTCGAGTCAATCTAGAGCACCTGCGAAATAAAAAGACGGGTGACCTAGCTCATGGTCAACAACGCGCATTAGAAATTGCTATGGCGCTTGCCTGCAATCCAAGCCTGCTGTTATTAGACGAACCCACTGCGGGGATGTCCCCCGAGGAGACGCTCGTGATGATGGATCTCATTCGCACGCTAGCAAATGAAAGAACGGTTATTTTGGTTGAGCATAAGATGAAACTCATCATGGGTTTATGCAAGCGTATCATCGTTCTGCATCATGGTGAGTTCTTAGCGGAAGGTACTCCAGAAGAAATTCAAAATAATGCAGAGGTACGACGTGTGTACCTAGGCCAAGGTTAA
- a CDS encoding 4Fe-4S ferredoxin iron-sulfur binding domain-containing protein: MARMKFICDTERCIECNGCVTACKNDNEVPWGITRRRVVTVNDGVIGQEKSVSVACMHCSDAPCMAVCPVDCFYRTDEGVVLHDKDICIGCGYCSFACPFGAPQFLSQGAFGSRSKMDKCTFCSGGPEANGSVAEFEKYGRNRLAEGKLPLCAEMCSTKALIGGDDEVISSIYAKRVSVREANGRYPSNEIFGWSTAYGPSGSPAPKPTPADKIPGAKS; encoded by the coding sequence ATGGCAAGAATGAAATTTATCTGCGATACAGAGCGATGCATTGAGTGCAACGGCTGTGTCACGGCTTGTAAAAACGATAACGAAGTACCTTGGGGTATTACCCGTCGCCGTGTTGTTACGGTAAATGATGGCGTAATTGGTCAAGAGAAATCCGTCTCAGTTGCTTGTATGCACTGCTCAGATGCGCCTTGTATGGCTGTCTGCCCAGTGGATTGCTTCTATCGCACCGATGAGGGTGTGGTATTGCATGACAAAGATATCTGTATCGGTTGCGGCTACTGTTCTTTTGCTTGCCCATTTGGCGCACCTCAGTTCTTGAGTCAAGGCGCCTTTGGTTCACGTAGCAAAATGGATAAGTGCACTTTCTGTAGTGGCGGTCCAGAAGCCAATGGAAGCGTTGCTGAGTTTGAGAAATACGGTCGCAATCGTTTGGCAGAAGGTAAGTTGCCTTTATGTGCTGAGATGTGCTCAACCAAAGCTTTGATTGGCGGCGATGACGAAGTGATTTCTTCTATCTACGCTAAGCGTGTTTCAGTTCGTGAAGCTAATGGTAGATATCCAAGTAACGAAATTTTTGGTTGGTCTACTGCCTACGGCCCTTCAGGTTCACCTGCACCGAAGCCAACACCTGCTGACAAAATCCCAGGAGCAAAGTCATGA
- a CDS encoding ABC transporter related protein encodes MLRLENLNAWYDRSHVLQGVSLEVNKGEIVTLMGRNGAGKTTTLRSLMGLLSKREGKASIDGTSFLHLAAHERYHLGLAYVPEDRRIVPGLTVKENLELGVIAKKSHGDMSAMVDEIAETFPRLKERLNQDGTSMSGGEQQMLAIARAMIAKPKVILLDEPSEGIMPVLVEEMFELFAKLKQQGLTILLVEQNVQQALKISDRAYILDQGEIVFHDTAQNLLNNDEIQQKYCAV; translated from the coding sequence ATGTTGCGTTTAGAAAATTTAAATGCCTGGTACGACCGTAGCCACGTTCTGCAAGGTGTATCCCTGGAAGTCAATAAAGGTGAAATCGTGACCTTAATGGGCCGTAATGGCGCGGGCAAGACTACTACCCTGCGTTCTTTAATGGGCCTGCTCTCAAAGAGGGAAGGTAAAGCCTCTATTGATGGAACCTCCTTCTTGCATCTTGCGGCGCATGAGCGCTACCACTTGGGCTTGGCTTACGTCCCAGAGGATCGACGCATTGTTCCAGGATTAACTGTCAAAGAAAATTTAGAGTTAGGCGTTATTGCTAAGAAGAGCCATGGCGATATGAGCGCGATGGTCGATGAGATTGCTGAAACCTTTCCACGGCTCAAGGAGCGACTGAATCAAGACGGAACATCGATGTCTGGTGGCGAGCAGCAAATGCTAGCAATCGCACGGGCCATGATTGCTAAACCTAAAGTCATACTTTTGGATGAGCCTTCAGAAGGCATCATGCCAGTCTTAGTGGAAGAAATGTTTGAACTGTTTGCCAAACTCAAGCAGCAGGGCTTAACCATCCTGTTGGTTGAACAAAATGTTCAACAAGCACTCAAGATTTCTGACCGTGCCTACATTCTGGATCAAGGTGAGATTGTCTTTCATGACACGGCTCAGAACCTCCTCAATAACGATGAGATTCAACAAAAGTATTGCGCTGTTTGA
- a CDS encoding Endonuclease/exonuclease/phosphatase, translated as MTQLHLGRFSVMSINVHKGLSPLHRRSTIYELRQKMRSHHPDLLFLQELQQEHRGRIRRFGQWPLTELTHFLSEDFWHDWHYGKNVEYPDGHHGNAILSKRPLHKGQNYDISAYRFERRGLLHSITQLEGVATPIHCFCVHLALFERGRERQLEEIIRYIDSLANGGPTIVAGDFNDWRNRVSAPMRAAGFDEVFEVLTGAPAKTFPSVKPMLAMDRIYVRGLKIHSAEVLHEWLKLSDHLGITAELEII; from the coding sequence ATGACGCAATTGCACTTAGGTCGCTTTAGTGTCATGAGCATCAATGTGCACAAGGGCTTATCACCCCTACATAGAAGATCTACGATTTATGAGTTACGTCAAAAGATGCGTAGTCATCATCCAGATCTACTTTTCTTGCAAGAGCTTCAACAAGAGCATCGCGGGCGGATTAGAAGGTTCGGCCAATGGCCGTTAACAGAGTTAACCCATTTCTTATCCGAAGATTTTTGGCATGATTGGCATTACGGCAAGAATGTTGAATATCCAGATGGGCATCATGGCAATGCGATCCTTTCTAAAAGACCTTTGCATAAGGGTCAAAACTATGACATCTCAGCCTATCGATTTGAGAGGCGTGGCTTGCTCCATAGCATTACGCAGTTAGAGGGCGTTGCAACACCAATCCATTGCTTCTGTGTGCACTTGGCTTTATTTGAAAGAGGGCGAGAGCGGCAATTGGAGGAAATTATTCGCTATATTGATTCGCTTGCGAACGGTGGGCCAACGATTGTGGCGGGGGACTTTAATGATTGGCGTAATCGCGTTAGCGCCCCGATGCGTGCCGCTGGTTTTGATGAAGTTTTTGAGGTGCTTACAGGTGCCCCTGCAAAAACTTTCCCTAGCGTAAAGCCGATGCTAGCGATGGACCGAATTTATGTACGAGGCTTGAAGATTCATTCTGCAGAAGTGCTGCACGAATGGTTAAAGCTCTCTGATCACTTAGGCATTACTGCGGAACTGGAAATCATATGA
- a CDS encoding L-carnitine dehydratase/bile acid-inducible protein F — protein MSIRPLDGITVVSLEHAIAAPFCTRQLADLGARVIKVERPGAGDFARAYDERVNGMSSHFTWVNRSKESLTLDLKQESALAALKALLKTADVLVQNLAPGAAARMGLTAELLQKENPGLILCDISGYGNNGPYRDKKAYDLLIQSEAGFLSVTGTPETPSKAGNSIADIAAGMYAYTNVLAALLQRGKTGKGSTIDVSMLESLGEWMSYPLYYAYEGATPPPRNGASHATIYPYGPFKAGDGGTVMLGLQNDREWVLFCEVVLENQALAKDERFDKNFKRNEKRDELLSIIDACFSKLTTEQVIAKLDKAQIANARLNDMQGLWNHDQLKARDRWVQVGSPVGPVPAMLPPGSNSSFDYRMDAIPAVGQHTNSILSELGISASEIESMRAQGAI, from the coding sequence ATGAGCATTCGCCCCTTAGATGGCATTACCGTGGTTTCCCTAGAGCATGCCATTGCCGCTCCATTTTGTACGCGCCAACTAGCAGATTTAGGTGCACGGGTTATCAAGGTTGAACGGCCTGGTGCCGGTGACTTTGCCCGTGCATATGATGAGCGCGTCAACGGTATGTCATCCCACTTCACTTGGGTGAATCGCTCCAAAGAAAGCTTAACCTTAGATCTCAAGCAAGAATCTGCCCTCGCCGCCCTCAAGGCGCTTCTCAAAACAGCAGATGTACTTGTACAGAACTTGGCACCTGGTGCAGCAGCGCGCATGGGCCTGACCGCAGAGCTCTTGCAAAAAGAAAATCCAGGTTTAATTTTGTGCGATATCTCCGGCTATGGCAATAATGGCCCTTATCGTGACAAAAAAGCCTACGACTTGCTGATTCAAAGTGAAGCTGGATTCTTATCCGTTACCGGCACTCCTGAAACCCCCAGCAAGGCGGGCAACTCGATTGCTGATATTGCCGCAGGTATGTATGCCTATACCAATGTACTTGCTGCGCTTTTACAAAGAGGCAAGACTGGTAAAGGCTCCACTATTGACGTTTCTATGCTCGAGTCTTTGGGCGAATGGATGAGCTATCCGCTCTACTATGCCTATGAAGGTGCCACCCCTCCTCCGCGCAATGGCGCATCTCATGCCACGATTTATCCCTATGGACCATTTAAGGCGGGCGATGGCGGCACTGTCATGCTGGGACTGCAAAATGACCGTGAGTGGGTTCTATTCTGCGAAGTGGTGCTCGAGAATCAAGCTCTCGCTAAAGATGAGCGCTTTGATAAAAACTTCAAGCGCAATGAAAAGCGAGATGAATTACTCTCCATCATTGATGCTTGTTTTAGCAAACTCACTACTGAACAGGTGATTGCAAAATTAGATAAAGCTCAAATTGCTAATGCCCGTCTAAATGATATGCAGGGCCTATGGAATCACGATCAACTCAAAGCAAGAGATCGCTGGGTACAAGTAGGATCACCTGTAGGGCCCGTTCCAGCCATGCTACCTCCCGGTAGCAATAGCAGTTTCGACTACCGTATGGATGCCATTCCCGCCGTGGGTCAGCATACCAATTCAATCCTGTCTGAGCTGGGTATTTCAGCAAGCGAGATCGAATCAATGCGCGCTCAAGGAGCGATTTAA